From Clostridiales bacterium, the proteins below share one genomic window:
- a CDS encoding glycosyl hydrolase: protein MDEERLDIDKALAYLTLDEKIRMLSGDGMWHTYACGSLPRVRMSDGPNGLRMTDGVASAAVPSTCYPTLSMLANSFDPAFAYNVGAAIGREATAMGVNVLLAPGVNIKRSPFGGRNFEYFSEDPLLSGEMGRAYISGVQSTGVGACLKHFAANNAETDRMYSNSTVDTRALHEVYLKPFEIALEAKPEAVMTAYNKLNGEYCSQNKNLITEILRGELGFRGAVISDWGGVHDRAEALKAGLDIAMPDGNGLFEEQLYAAYHAGRVTEKDIDDSIRRILELTDNVYLEPYGDFDADAHDRLSYNAAAASIVMLKNESVLPLTKDMKITVCGELAERAPIQGDGSSHVTPIKTSSPLDAFSHRAIEVTYFRGYSLTDQKQDGRLLQEAKDGAEGADAVIVFVGAPTPCEGVDRQTLALPDNQLNLIAELTAAGHRVVVVLCSAGPVEMPFINRVRAVVYAGLNGGNGALVAVDTLFGRINPSGKLAESFPLSSKDAIEVADPVYRESIFVGYKYYDKTETPVLFPFGHGLSFSNIEYTDMTVKRVDNAEFDVTVTVENKSVRDAVETIQIYVTDKTGRVMRPVKSLGGYKKVYVEGETSTTATIRLNASAFEFYDESKHRFAIPDGEFEIAAAKSAADIRKRVTVKVHGNFFDTIPYPDVYDNPNKTMLTDLAFKELLGHDVPPLRVPPKKGEFTLDCCFADLERTFIGKIMKRVAVGKAKSVAAVGTPEYDAFVNSTLHTPLSSASATSDGALTLKAAKGIIELANGHIFKGLKFLLKRN, encoded by the coding sequence ATGGACGAAGAACGGCTGGATATAGATAAAGCGTTGGCGTATCTCACGCTCGACGAGAAAATAAGAATGCTTTCGGGCGACGGAATGTGGCACACCTACGCCTGCGGCTCGCTGCCGCGCGTAAGGATGTCCGACGGACCGAACGGGCTGCGCATGACCGACGGCGTTGCGTCGGCTGCGGTGCCGTCCACCTGCTATCCTACCCTGTCCATGCTTGCAAACAGCTTCGATCCCGCGTTCGCGTACAACGTGGGCGCGGCGATAGGCAGAGAAGCCACCGCCATGGGCGTGAACGTTCTGCTCGCGCCGGGCGTCAATATAAAACGCTCGCCGTTCGGCGGCAGAAACTTCGAATATTTCTCCGAAGACCCCCTGCTTTCGGGCGAAATGGGCAGAGCGTATATTTCGGGCGTGCAATCGACGGGGGTGGGCGCGTGCTTAAAGCACTTCGCCGCCAACAACGCCGAAACCGACCGTATGTATTCGAACAGCACGGTCGACACGCGCGCACTCCACGAGGTTTATCTCAAACCGTTCGAGATCGCGCTCGAAGCCAAGCCCGAAGCGGTGATGACCGCATACAATAAACTCAACGGCGAGTACTGCTCGCAAAACAAAAATCTCATAACCGAAATACTGCGCGGCGAGCTCGGCTTTCGCGGCGCGGTGATTTCCGACTGGGGCGGCGTTCACGACCGCGCGGAAGCGCTCAAAGCGGGGCTGGATATAGCCATGCCCGACGGCAACGGCTTGTTCGAGGAACAGCTTTACGCCGCGTACCACGCGGGGCGCGTGACCGAAAAGGACATAGACGATTCGATACGCCGCATACTGGAATTGACGGACAACGTATACCTCGAACCGTACGGCGATTTCGACGCCGACGCGCACGACAGGCTTAGCTACAACGCAGCTGCGGCAAGCATTGTCATGCTCAAAAACGAGAGCGTTCTGCCGCTCACCAAGGACATGAAAATAACGGTGTGCGGCGAACTCGCCGAGCGCGCGCCCATACAAGGCGACGGCAGCTCGCACGTAACGCCTATCAAAACGTCGTCGCCGCTCGACGCGTTCTCGCACCGCGCAATAGAGGTCACGTACTTCCGCGGATACAGCCTTACCGACCAAAAACAGGACGGCAGGCTTTTACAGGAAGCGAAGGACGGCGCGGAAGGCGCGGACGCCGTGATAGTATTCGTCGGCGCGCCCACGCCGTGCGAGGGCGTGGATAGGCAAACGCTTGCCCTGCCCGACAACCAATTGAACCTTATAGCCGAGCTCACGGCGGCGGGACACCGCGTAGTAGTCGTGCTGTGCTCGGCGGGGCCCGTCGAAATGCCGTTTATAAACCGCGTGCGCGCGGTGGTGTACGCCGGGCTCAACGGCGGAAACGGCGCGTTAGTCGCCGTCGATACGCTGTTCGGCAGGATCAACCCGAGCGGCAAGCTCGCAGAGTCTTTCCCGCTTTCGAGCAAGGACGCTATCGAGGTAGCCGACCCCGTTTACCGCGAAAGCATTTTCGTCGGATATAAATATTACGACAAGACCGAAACGCCGGTGCTGTTCCCCTTCGGGCACGGACTTTCGTTTTCTAATATCGAATACACGGATATGACCGTCAAGCGCGTCGATAACGCCGAATTCGACGTGACCGTCACCGTCGAGAACAAATCGGTGCGCGACGCGGTAGAAACGATCCAAATATACGTCACCGACAAAACGGGCAGGGTCATGCGCCCCGTCAAGTCGCTCGGCGGCTATAAAAAGGTTTACGTAGAGGGCGAAACCTCGACCACGGCGACCATACGCCTAAACGCTTCGGCGTTCGAGTTCTACGACGAGAGCAAGCATAGGTTTGCGATCCCCGACGGCGAGTTCGAGATCGCGGCGGCGAAATCGGCGGCGGATATTCGAAAGCGCGTGACCGTCAAGGTCCACGGCAACTTTTTCGATACTATCCCCTACCCCGACGTTTACGACAACCCGAATAAAACTATGCTCACCGACCTTGCGTTCAAGGAACTGTTAGGTCACGATGTGCCGCCCCTGCGCGTGCCGCCCAAAAAGGGCGAGTTTACGCTCGACTGCTGTTTTGCCGACCTCGAACGCACGTTTATAGGCAAGATCATGAAACGCGTCGCCGTAGGCAAAGCCAAATCGGTTGCCGCAGTCGGCACGCCCGAATACGACGCGTTCGTCAATTCCACTCTGCACACGCCGCTGTCCTCGGCAAGCGCAACCTCGGACGGCGCGCTCACGCTCAAAGCCGCCAAGGGCATAATCGAGCTAGCAAACGGTCATATCTTCAAAGGCTTGAAATTTCTGTTAAAACGTAATTAA
- the nifS gene encoding cysteine desulfurase NifS → MAISLGGFGTAVDKACKKTIYVDNAATTAMNDVAINAMADYYKNVYGNPSSLHTVGQIAKEALEENRARVAKCINADAGEIYFTSGGSEADNQAIRSAAANGAKRNKKHIVTTAFEHHAVLHTLKKLEREGFEVTFLDVHENGIVTADEVKAAIRPDTALVTIMFANNEIGTIQPIKEIGAVCRENKVVFHTDAVQAVGHVPVDVKDMNIDMLSLSAHKFHGPKGVGALYVRKGVPINAFIEGGAQEKGRRAGTENLAGIAGMAAALEYACKTMNKVSAHEIKLRDRIAKELKKIPHSKINGDMKNHLPSVLNMCFEGIEGESLLLMLDDEGVCASSGSACTSGSLDPSHVLLALGLPHEVAHGSLRISLSEDNTESDADTIIKVVPQVVEYLRNMSPVWEALEKGEKKFHFN, encoded by the coding sequence ATGGCTATATCACTTGGAGGTTTCGGCACAGCAGTGGATAAAGCTTGTAAAAAGACCATATACGTGGATAACGCGGCGACCACCGCTATGAACGACGTTGCGATAAACGCAATGGCGGACTACTACAAGAACGTGTACGGCAATCCGTCGTCATTGCACACGGTGGGGCAGATCGCAAAGGAAGCGCTCGAAGAAAATCGTGCGCGCGTAGCTAAGTGCATAAACGCCGATGCCGGCGAGATATACTTTACCTCGGGCGGCAGCGAGGCGGACAACCAGGCGATACGCTCGGCTGCGGCTAACGGCGCCAAGCGCAACAAGAAGCATATCGTGACTACGGCGTTCGAGCATCACGCGGTTTTGCATACGCTCAAAAAGTTGGAGCGCGAGGGGTTCGAGGTGACGTTCCTGGACGTTCACGAGAACGGTATCGTCACCGCCGACGAGGTGAAAGCGGCAATACGCCCCGACACCGCGCTCGTCACGATCATGTTCGCCAATAACGAGATAGGCACGATACAGCCCATAAAGGAAATCGGCGCGGTATGCCGCGAGAATAAGGTCGTATTCCACACCGACGCGGTGCAGGCGGTAGGACACGTTCCCGTCGACGTTAAGGACATGAATATAGATATGCTGTCGCTGTCGGCGCATAAGTTTCACGGACCCAAGGGCGTGGGCGCGCTGTACGTGCGCAAGGGCGTGCCGATAAATGCGTTTATCGAGGGCGGCGCGCAGGAAAAGGGCAGGCGCGCGGGCACCGAGAACCTCGCGGGCATTGCGGGCATGGCGGCGGCGCTCGAATACGCGTGCAAGACTATGAACAAGGTTTCGGCGCACGAAATCAAGCTACGCGACCGCATAGCCAAGGAGCTCAAAAAGATACCTCATTCCAAGATAAACGGCGATATGAAAAATCATTTGCCGAGCGTTCTTAATATGTGCTTCGAGGGCATAGAGGGCGAGAGCCTACTCCTTATGCTCGACGACGAGGGCGTTTGCGCGTCGAGCGGCTCGGCGTGCACTTCGGGCTCGCTCGACCCGTCGCACGTGCTGCTTGCGCTCGGGCTTCCGCACGAGGTGGCGCACGGCAGTCTTAGAATAAGCCTGTCCGAGGACAATACCGAAAGCGACGCCGATACGATAATCAAGGTCGTGCCGCAGGTCGTCGAGTATCTGCGCAATATGTCGCCCGTTTGGGAAGCGCTCGAAAAGGGCGAGAAGAAATTTCATTTTAATTAA
- the nifU gene encoding Fe-S cluster assembly scaffold protein NifU, whose protein sequence is MALYSEKVMDHFRNPRNVGKLDDADGIGEVGNARCGDIMKMYIKVDNGIITDVKFNTFGCGSAIASSSMATELIKGKPISEALELTNKAVVEALDGLPAHKLHCSVLAEQAIRAAIKDYYDKNGIEYDPAMFPPDDDEDPHGENN, encoded by the coding sequence ATGGCACTTTACAGCGAAAAAGTTATGGATCATTTCAGAAACCCGCGCAACGTGGGCAAGCTCGACGACGCCGACGGTATCGGCGAGGTGGGCAACGCGCGCTGCGGCGATATCATGAAAATGTATATCAAGGTTGATAACGGCATTATAACCGACGTCAAGTTCAATACGTTCGGGTGCGGCAGCGCGATCGCAAGCTCGTCCATGGCGACCGAGCTCATCAAGGGCAAGCCTATATCCGAAGCGTTGGAGCTTACCAATAAAGCGGTCGTCGAAGCGCTCGACGGACTGCCCGCGCACAAGCTTCATTGCTCGGTGCTCGCCGAACAGGCTATCCGCGCCGCTATCAAGGACTATTACGATAAGAACGGTATCGAGTACGATCCCGCCATGTTCCCGCCCGATGACGACGAGGACCCGCACGGCGAGAATAATTAA
- a CDS encoding winged helix-turn-helix transcriptional regulator, protein MCDEKEAREFLERFDKLRPKDAFKRLDDNDRTAHLILLLLCRAEGEVCAGDLSAKLCMSTPRVAAGLKALESRGLITRRAQAKDARKVVVTVTDAGRAEYDKHEKERLNFAMSVIDEIGEDDLNEFLRILGRFHEIAQRKKSEN, encoded by the coding sequence ATGTGCGACGAAAAGGAGGCGCGAGAGTTCCTCGAAAGGTTTGATAAGCTCAGACCCAAGGACGCGTTTAAGAGGTTGGACGATAACGACCGTACGGCTCACCTGATTTTGCTTTTGCTGTGCAGGGCGGAGGGCGAGGTTTGCGCGGGCGATTTGAGCGCCAAGCTTTGTATGTCCACTCCGCGCGTGGCGGCGGGGCTTAAAGCGCTCGAATCTCGCGGGCTTATTACGCGGCGTGCGCAGGCAAAGGACGCGCGCAAGGTCGTGGTTACGGTCACAGACGCGGGGCGAGCCGAGTACGACAAGCACGAGAAAGAGCGGTTGAACTTTGCCATGAGCGTTATCGACGAAATAGGCGAGGACGACCTGAACGAGTTTTTGCGGATCTTGGGTAGATTCCATGAAATCGCCCAACGCAAAAAGAGCGAAAATTAA
- a CDS encoding ABC transporter ATP-binding protein — translation MLKLFKYLKSIDYVFIVICAGLVVAQVYFDLTMPDYTQKLVKEVVRLDGTVDMSAVWRNGGWMLLYAFCSALCSIICGFFAARTAANFAKTLRKELFERVTSFSAAEINKFGTPSLITRTTNDVVQMQNFIAIGLQLLIKAPVLAVWAICKISATAVEWTIATGVVVAIIVAVVAVLMIMCFPRFRQIQKFIDEMNNSVRENVTGVRVVRAFNAEQYQTAKFETVNEKIKRNQLFTSRSLGFMMPVMTVCLNGLTLAVYWIGAALINSTPLVGKEDMFTSMTVFTQYAMQVVMAFMLLIMIFMILPRCVVSARRIAETLGTHRSIRSGSVKKVEHKDGVPVLEFKGVDFAYDHGSNKVVSDISFTVNRGETVAFIGATGSGKTTVINLIERFYDVDGGEVLFNGVNVKDYDEEVLRNSISLAPQRAVLFKGDIRGNVAYGEQTEPDDARINRALDIACAAEFVNGLEQGIASPVAQDGTNFSGGQKQRLSIARAVYKNAELMVFDDTFSALDYKTDLAVRKNIAENIEDATVVLVAQRIGTIMHADKIIVLDEGRIVGMGTHKDLLENCAVYKEIALSQLSKEEL, via the coding sequence ATGTTAAAGCTTTTTAAGTATTTAAAATCGATAGACTACGTGTTCATTGTTATATGCGCGGGGCTCGTGGTGGCGCAGGTGTACTTCGACCTTACCATGCCCGATTACACGCAAAAGCTTGTAAAGGAAGTGGTCAGGCTGGACGGAACCGTCGATATGTCGGCGGTGTGGCGCAACGGCGGGTGGATGCTGTTGTATGCGTTTTGCAGCGCGCTTTGCTCGATCATATGCGGGTTCTTTGCCGCGCGTACTGCCGCGAACTTTGCAAAGACGCTTCGTAAAGAATTGTTCGAGCGCGTTACCTCGTTCTCGGCGGCGGAAATAAACAAGTTCGGCACGCCCAGTCTTATAACGCGCACGACCAACGACGTTGTTCAAATGCAAAACTTTATTGCGATAGGCTTGCAGCTTTTGATCAAAGCGCCCGTGCTCGCGGTGTGGGCGATATGCAAGATTTCGGCGACCGCCGTCGAGTGGACGATAGCCACTGGCGTGGTCGTCGCGATAATAGTTGCCGTCGTTGCCGTGCTCATGATAATGTGCTTCCCGCGCTTCCGCCAGATCCAAAAGTTTATCGACGAGATGAATAACTCCGTGCGCGAGAACGTTACGGGCGTGCGCGTGGTGCGCGCGTTCAACGCCGAACAGTACCAGACCGCCAAGTTCGAAACGGTCAACGAAAAGATAAAGCGCAACCAGTTATTTACGTCGCGCTCGCTCGGGTTTATGATGCCCGTCATGACCGTTTGCTTGAACGGGCTTACGCTCGCGGTGTACTGGATAGGCGCGGCGCTTATCAATTCCACGCCGCTCGTCGGCAAGGAAGATATGTTCACCAGTATGACGGTGTTCACGCAGTACGCCATGCAGGTAGTTATGGCGTTCATGCTGCTCATCATGATATTCATGATCCTGCCGCGGTGCGTGGTGTCGGCGCGGCGTATTGCCGAAACGCTCGGCACGCACCGTTCTATTCGCAGCGGCAGCGTAAAAAAAGTCGAGCATAAGGACGGCGTGCCTGTGCTTGAATTTAAGGGCGTAGATTTTGCATACGACCACGGCTCGAACAAGGTTGTTAGCGATATTTCGTTCACAGTGAACAGGGGGGAGACGGTCGCGTTTATCGGCGCGACGGGCAGCGGAAAAACAACGGTCATCAACCTTATCGAACGCTTCTACGACGTGGACGGCGGTGAGGTTTTGTTCAACGGCGTAAACGTTAAGGACTACGACGAGGAAGTGCTTAGGAACAGTATTTCGCTCGCGCCGCAGCGCGCCGTGCTGTTTAAGGGCGATATTCGCGGCAATGTGGCTTACGGCGAACAGACCGAGCCCGACGACGCGCGTATAAACCGCGCGCTCGATATAGCGTGCGCCGCCGAGTTTGTGAACGGACTGGAACAGGGCATAGCCTCGCCCGTAGCGCAGGACGGCACAAACTTTTCGGGCGGGCAAAAGCAGCGGCTGTCAATCGCGCGCGCAGTGTATAAGAACGCCGAGCTGATGGTGTTCGACGATACGTTCTCCGCGCTCGACTACAAGACCGATCTTGCGGTCAGAAAGAACATCGCCGAGAATATCGAGGACGCGACGGTAGTGCTCGTCGCGCAGCGTATCGGCACTATCATGCACGCCGACAAGATAATCGTTCTCGACGAGGGCAGGATAGTCGGCATGGGCACGCACAAGGACCTGCTCGAAAACTGTGCGGTGTACAAAGAGATCGCGCTCTCGCAATTATCGAAGGAGGAGTTGTAA